One Trichoderma atroviride chromosome 7, complete sequence DNA segment encodes these proteins:
- a CDS encoding uncharacterized protein (EggNog:ENOG41) translates to MRKGAEEVAAAAAAAPRIIKYPHPPTHSISLIPTPSHLFHFSALTFNAHSIHLDPGYARWQDGHKTILVHGPLTLALMLRVLNDHVAGAGRGLVKSIVYRNYAPLYVGEEMTVCVRRVRDEEWDVWVQGPEGGMAAKGSVVVDASKM, encoded by the exons ATGCGCAAGGGGGCGGAAGAggtagctgctgctgctgctgctgctccgagAATCATTAAAT ACCCTCACCCCCCTACACACTCTATCTCTCTCATCCCCACGCCTTCCCACCTCTTCCACTTCTCAGCACTCACATTCAACGCCCACTCCATCCACCTCGACCCCGGCTACGCGAGATGGCAAGACGGGCACAAGACGATTCTCGTGCACGGGCCGTTGACGCTGGCTCTTATGCTGCGCGTGCTCAACGACCatgttgctggtgctggaagaGGGCTGGTCAAGTCTATCGTGTATAGGAATTACGCGCCGCTGTATGTTGGCGAGGAGATGACTGTTTGCGTGAGGCGGGTGAGGGACGAGGAGTGGGATGTTTGGGTGCAAGGGCCAGAGGGGGGGATGGCGGCCAAGGGGAGTGTTGTGGTGGATGCGAGCAAGATGTAG
- a CDS encoding uncharacterized protein (EggNog:ENOG41) — MQPRGLRVAGPLRHQRPSKSPIPSSITAAASNHFSTSSKYTPVNIQEMKSRPPKIIRDYLTPMPSHLLTTTLSDLLHAPPPLSSSLLMSSERHLPQGHHLVYFPLQTAASGLAFDGADRDHAPSGEFTKRLWAGGGGAVWGGVKGWCLMGGRGCVGRRLGM, encoded by the coding sequence ATGCAGCCCAGAGGGTTGAGGGTGGCAGGACCACTCCGCCATCAACGGCCGTCCAAATCACCAATCCCTTCTTCTATAACAGCCGCGGCATCAAACCATTTCTCAACATCATCCAAATATACCCCCGTCAACATCCAAGAAATGAAATCTCGCCCCCCCAAAATCATCCGCGACTACCTCACCCCCATGCCCTCCCACCTCCTCACCACCACGCTCTCAGACCTGCTCCACGCACCACCGCCgctgtcttcatcgctgcTCATGTCGTCGGAGAGACACCTTCCGCAGGGCCACCACTTGGTGTATTTCCCGCTGCAGACGGCGGCGAGCGGGTTGGCGTTTGACGGGGCGGATCGGGATCATGCGCCGAGCGGGGAGTTTACAAAGAGGCTTTGGGCTGGGGGGGGAGGTGCGGTTTGGGGGGGGGTCAAGGGCTGGTGCTTGATGGGAGGGCGTGGGTGTGTAGGGAGGAGATTGGGGATGTGA
- a CDS encoding uncharacterized protein (TransMembrane:2 (o58-74i86-107o)) has product MSKPTSVTGSESEFEFIETPKPTAPTFEKDEDCGVRTTKYPSIKNAPLPADGPGSDSFNNKILFSILFGVPFWLKWKVGGGLKTFIFFAILFDLPILAGWWLVISAISPRKTTKAKYPGRPVEYYLEFKKEADRAKYHGTNKIPMETFHEMYFDGDVDFKGDCLEVLEYRHDWASFRFTVSLIKYFLLGMIPELIMHTRSQDEEQVRDHYDRGDDFYGWFLGPRMIYTSGIISDINSEESLEQLQDNKLTVVCEKIELKKDERLLDIGCGWGTLARFASENYGAKVTGITLGRNQTAWGNSAMRKVGVPEEQSKILCMDYRDIPVPEGRYNKITCLEMAEHVGVRHFGSFLGQVYNMLDDDGVFFLQIAGLRKAWQYEDLIWGLFMNKYIFPGADASTPLGWVIDKLEGAGFEVKNVDTIGVHYSSTLWKWYRNWMGNRDKVEAKYGKRWFRIWEYFLAYSTIISRQGSATCFQIVLVKNINSTHRVEGIPSQFNLSGAYDNSEADIKAWGAKNNVISSTAFTS; this is encoded by the exons ATGTCCAAGCCCACGAGTGTGACGGGCAGTGAGAGCGAGTTTGAGTTCATTGAGACTCCCAAGCCCACTGCCCCTACTTTTGAGAAGGATGAAGATTGCGGTGTCCGCACCACCAAG TACCCCTCCATCAAGAATGCTCCTCTCCCAGCTGATGGACCGGGCTCCGACTCCTTCAACAACAagatcctcttctccatcctgtTTGGCGTTCCCTTCTGGCTGAAGTGGAAGGTTGGCGGTGGCCTCAAgaccttcatcttcttcgccatcctcTTTGATCTGCCCATCCTGGCGGGCTGGTGGCTTGTCATCTCCGCCATCTCCCCCCGCAAGACCACAAAGGCCAAGTACCCCGGCCGTCCCGTTGAGTACTACCTCGAGTTCAAGAAGGAGGCCGACCGTGCCAAGTACCATGGCACCAACAAGATCCCCATGGAGACCTTCCACGAGATGTACTTTGACGGTGACGTCGACTTCAAGGGCGACTGCCTCGAGGTCCTCGAGTACCGCCACGACTGGGCTAGCTTCCGCTTCACCGTCAGCCTGATCAAGTACTTTTTGCTGGGCATGATTCCCGAGCTCATCATGCACACTCGTTCTCAGG ATGAGGAGCAGGTCCGAGACCACTATGACCGCGGTGATGACTTTTACGGCTGGTTCCTCGGTCCTCGCATGATCTACACCTCTGGTATCATCTCTGACATCAACTCTGAGGAGAGCctcgagcagctccaggACAACAAGTTGACTGTTGTCTGCGAGAAGATTGAGCTCAAGAAGGACGAGAGACTGCTGGATattggctgcggctggggCACCCTCGCCCGATTTGCCAGCGAGAACTACGGCGCCAAGGTTACCGGTATCACTCTTGGTCGCAACCAGACCGCCTGGGGCAACAGCGCCATGCGCAAGGTTGGCGTCCCCGAGGAGCAAAGCAAGATTCTCTGCATGGACTACCGCGACATTCCTGTTCCCGAGGGCCGCTACAACAAGATCACCTGTCTTGAGATGGCCGAGCACGTCGGTGTCCGTCACTTTGGAAGCTTCCTTGGCCAGGTCTACAACAtgcttgatgacgatggtgtcTTCTTCCTGCAGATTGCCGGTCTCCGAAAGGCTTGGCAGTACGAGGATCTGATCTGGGGTCTGTTCATGAACAAGTACATCTTCCCCGGTGCCGATGCTTCTACCCCTCTCGGCTGGGTCATTGACAAGCTGGAGGGTGCTGGCTTTGAGGTCAAGAATGTCGATACCATTGGTGTTCACTACTCTTCTACTCTCTGGAAGTGGTACCGCAACTGGATGGGCAACCGTGACAAGGTTGAGGCCAAGTACGGCAAGCGATGGTTCCGC ATTTGGGAGTACTTCTTGGCCTACTCTACCATCATCTCTCGACAGGGCTCTGCCACCTGCTTCCAGATTGTGCTGGTCAAGAACATCAACTCCACCCACCGAGTTGAGGGTATCCCCAGCCAGTTCAACCTGTCTGGAGCTTACGACAACTCTGAGGCTGACATCAAGGCGTGGGGCGCTAAGAACAACGTCATCTCCTCCACTGCCTTTACCTCTTAA